A part of Thermococcus sp. SY098 genomic DNA contains:
- a CDS encoding ATP-binding protein, translated as MFYNRKAELEKLEKIYAHPDSTFVVIYGRRRVGKTALVREFLKNKLGLYFFVGEKDEAMLIEEYSKEVKTVLGKYLPSYFTPRFSSLEELFEFLLSFSKEQRLIVVFDEFQNFRSVKPSFFSSLQKLWDMKENSNLMFIAVGSYVGMMKRIFMDNKEPLFGRVDEWIKLRPFDFWTAYGFVSTFTNVSLDHFVELYSALGGMPRYLLYLKRYYTGNVAETLNSLFFDELAPLREEGLNTLKLEFGRFYRSYFSILEAVSLGYVTPKEISDKTGLKLLTVGKYLSELTNHYEYLRREVPVTEDPRKTRKVSYRVADEFFNFWFRFVYHNYTYLEEGNPDLVRDDLERNFPSLVGKTYERIALEFVKRINLGFKPLRIGRWWHKGEEIDVVAYDRENIALFEVKWSDLRKIDVSRILRKLERKSKLLPLTGSLRLGVIARTIEDKEHFLENGFLVFDLEDLLMKKEDMMINPKS; from the coding sequence ATGTTCTACAATAGGAAGGCTGAGCTTGAGAAGCTTGAAAAAATTTATGCTCATCCGGATTCAACTTTTGTCGTCATCTATGGGAGGAGAAGAGTGGGAAAAACAGCGCTTGTCAGGGAGTTCCTTAAGAATAAGCTCGGTCTTTACTTTTTTGTTGGGGAGAAAGACGAAGCAATGCTGATTGAGGAATACTCGAAGGAGGTAAAAACAGTTCTTGGTAAATATCTTCCGAGCTACTTTACACCAAGATTTTCATCCCTTGAAGAGCTCTTTGAATTTTTGCTTAGCTTTTCCAAGGAGCAAAGGCTTATCGTTGTATTTGATGAGTTCCAGAACTTCCGCTCAGTTAAGCCCTCTTTCTTTTCTTCTCTTCAAAAGCTGTGGGACATGAAGGAGAATTCCAATCTTATGTTCATTGCGGTGGGATCATACGTTGGTATGATGAAGCGCATTTTTATGGATAACAAGGAACCGCTTTTTGGCAGGGTCGATGAATGGATAAAGCTGAGACCGTTTGACTTCTGGACCGCTTATGGTTTTGTTAGCACCTTTACTAACGTGTCCCTTGATCATTTTGTTGAGCTTTACTCCGCTCTCGGCGGCATGCCTCGATACCTTCTCTACTTGAAGAGGTACTACACAGGAAACGTGGCTGAAACTCTCAACAGCCTCTTTTTTGATGAGCTTGCCCCCCTCCGTGAGGAGGGGCTAAATACACTTAAGCTTGAGTTTGGCAGATTTTACCGCTCATACTTCTCGATACTGGAAGCTGTCAGCCTTGGCTATGTTACGCCAAAGGAAATAAGCGACAAGACCGGGCTTAAGCTTCTTACCGTTGGCAAGTATCTCAGCGAGCTGACGAACCATTACGAATACTTGAGGAGGGAAGTACCCGTCACCGAAGACCCACGAAAGACAAGGAAAGTGTCTTACAGAGTAGCTGATGAGTTCTTCAACTTCTGGTTCCGATTTGTTTATCACAACTACACATACCTGGAGGAAGGGAACCCTGATTTAGTGCGTGATGATTTGGAAAGGAACTTCCCATCCCTTGTTGGAAAAACCTATGAGAGGATAGCCCTTGAATTCGTTAAGCGGATAAATCTGGGCTTTAAGCCCTTGAGGATAGGCAGATGGTGGCATAAGGGGGAGGAAATAGATGTTGTTGCGTATGACAGAGAAAATATCGCATTGTTTGAAGTTAAGTGGAGCGACCTAAGAAAAATCGATGTCTCAAGAATCCTCAGGAAGCTTGAGAGAAAGTCCAAACTTTTGCCACTTACCGGAAGCCTCCGGTTAGGGGTTATCGCCAGAACTATTGAAGATAAGGAACATTTTTTGGAAAATGGTTTTCTGGTGTTTGATCTTGAGGATCTGCTGATGAAAAAAGAAGATATGATGATCAATCCCAAAAG
- a CDS encoding uracil-DNA glycosylase family protein has translation MLLEFKRLKKIGDIYINPRNYKTMPLFLRDWRDLLSLDEKTYGIYAKTIYNPKERFLVKNEKDKQKALKLVGLYNELLKNPTKFCHKEYYKYQLKVKRFEGLPFANGWVSSKVVLVGEAPGRKGCGYTGICFYRDASGMLLRKALFSLGINPDFVYITNVVKCNPPENKLKGFDERELSLLKKELEILKPKAIFALGRTAEKALKRVGFDAVYLRHPAWYVRRGLREPNGEMLEEYEVIRKSLNITK, from the coding sequence ATGCTGCTGGAATTTAAACGTCTAAAAAAGATCGGCGACATTTACATAAATCCAAGGAACTATAAAACCATGCCGCTATTTTTGAGGGACTGGAGGGATTTGCTGTCGTTAGATGAGAAAACTTACGGAATCTATGCTAAGACTATCTACAATCCAAAAGAGCGCTTTTTGGTTAAAAACGAGAAAGATAAGCAAAAAGCACTCAAACTTGTAGGACTGTACAATGAACTGCTTAAAAACCCCACCAAGTTCTGCCACAAGGAATACTACAAATACCAGCTTAAAGTTAAGAGGTTTGAGGGCTTGCCTTTTGCCAATGGCTGGGTTAGTTCAAAGGTTGTTTTGGTTGGAGAAGCTCCAGGAAGGAAAGGCTGTGGATATACTGGAATATGCTTTTACAGAGATGCTTCCGGAATGCTGCTCAGGAAAGCTCTCTTTTCTCTCGGAATTAATCCTGATTTTGTGTATATCACAAATGTTGTAAAATGCAATCCTCCAGAGAATAAGCTCAAAGGATTTGATGAGCGGGAACTATCTCTTCTCAAGAAAGAGCTTGAAATTCTTAAGCCTAAAGCCATTTTTGCCCTTGGGAGAACGGCGGAAAAAGCGTTGAAAAGAGTTGGCTTTGATGCTGTCTATTTGAGACATCCGGCTTGGTATGTGCGTAGAGGCTTAAGAGAGCCAAATGGTGAGATGCTTGAGGAGTATGAGGTTATAAGGAAAAGCTTAAATATTACCAAATAA